In Rhodamnia argentea isolate NSW1041297 chromosome 11, ASM2092103v1, whole genome shotgun sequence, one genomic interval encodes:
- the LOC115735949 gene encoding proteasome assembly chaperone 2 isoform X2 has translation MEFVPEKGKAVHEDCATLVLPALSIGNVGQLAVDLLVSTLRAERTGFLDDPNILPCIGNDAYGPVPSGELALPLEAYGSPSNAVTLVQQRSPVIKGMMIEFAKNLADFAVSSGKKHIVVLSSLDFGKWRSIDTSSGLQTYYLSSSSSDGSDDQCEQFGWKRLPDFNPDQRCWKYLSTLAEGSNAAEGLPAEDDLEEGDYYPSLPFAALFSLFKKETTCPMLFILLKQCSNFWE, from the exons ATGGAGTTCGTTCCTGAAAAGGGCAAGGCCGTCCACGAAGACTGCGCTACCCTCGTCCTG CCTGCGCTTTCGATTGGGAATGTCGGGCAGCTTGCAGTGGACTTATTGGTTTCCACGCTGCGAGCAGAGAGGACCGGGTTCTTGGATGATCCCAATATCCTTCCTTGCATCGGCAATGATGCGTACGGCCCCGTTCCATCCGGGGAGCTTGCGCTTCCACTTGAAG CTTATGGTTCACCTTCCAATGCTGTGACTCTTGTCCAACAAAGGTCTCCAGTCATTAAG GGGATGATGATTGAGTTTGCAAAGAATTTGGCTGATTTTGCTGTTTCAAGTGGAAAGAAGCACATTGTGGTTCTATCTAGCTTAGATTTTGGGAAATGGCGAAGTATTGATACATCAAG TGGATTGCAGACGTATTACCTTTCCAGCAGTAGTTCAGATGGATCAGATGATCAATGTGAACAATTTGGTTGGAAAAGACTGCCGGACTTTAACCCTGACCAGAGGTGTTGGAAATATCTTAGTACTTTAGCTGAAGGCAGTAATGCAGCAGAAGGTTTGCCTGCTGAAGACGATCTTGAAGAAGGCGACTACTACCCAAGTTTGCCTTTTGCCGCTCTTTTTTCGCTCTTCAAG AAGGAGACAACATGTCCGAtgcttttcatcttgctgaagCAGTGCTCAAACTTTTGGGAGTGA
- the LOC115735949 gene encoding proteasome assembly chaperone 2 isoform X1: MEFVPEKGKAVHEDCATLVLPALSIGNVGQLAVDLLVSTLRAERTGFLDDPNILPCIGNDAYGPVPSGELALPLEAYGSPSNAVTLVQQRSPVIKGMMIEFAKNLADFAVSSGKKHIVVLSSLDFGKWRSIDTSSGLQTYYLSSSSSDGSDDQCEQFGWKRLPDFNPDQRCWKYLSTLAEGSNAAEGLPAEDDLEEGDYYPSLPFAALFSLFKAKGLKVTCLLCYCSEGDNMSDAFHLAEAVLKLLGVRKNLCGHGGEWIIPYSWKTVYGPPPDISIF, from the exons ATGGAGTTCGTTCCTGAAAAGGGCAAGGCCGTCCACGAAGACTGCGCTACCCTCGTCCTG CCTGCGCTTTCGATTGGGAATGTCGGGCAGCTTGCAGTGGACTTATTGGTTTCCACGCTGCGAGCAGAGAGGACCGGGTTCTTGGATGATCCCAATATCCTTCCTTGCATCGGCAATGATGCGTACGGCCCCGTTCCATCCGGGGAGCTTGCGCTTCCACTTGAAG CTTATGGTTCACCTTCCAATGCTGTGACTCTTGTCCAACAAAGGTCTCCAGTCATTAAG GGGATGATGATTGAGTTTGCAAAGAATTTGGCTGATTTTGCTGTTTCAAGTGGAAAGAAGCACATTGTGGTTCTATCTAGCTTAGATTTTGGGAAATGGCGAAGTATTGATACATCAAG TGGATTGCAGACGTATTACCTTTCCAGCAGTAGTTCAGATGGATCAGATGATCAATGTGAACAATTTGGTTGGAAAAGACTGCCGGACTTTAACCCTGACCAGAGGTGTTGGAAATATCTTAGTACTTTAGCTGAAGGCAGTAATGCAGCAGAAGGTTTGCCTGCTGAAGACGATCTTGAAGAAGGCGACTACTACCCAAGTTTGCCTTTTGCCGCTCTTTTTTCGCTCTTCAAG GCCAAAGGTTTAAAGGTCACTTGTTTGCTGTGTTACTGCTCAGAAGGAGACAACATGTCCGAtgcttttcatcttgctgaagCAGTGCTCAAACTTTTGGGAGTGAGGAAAAATTTATGTG GTCATGGAGGCGAGTGGATCATCCCATATTCTTGGAAGACTGTATACGGACCTCCTCCCGATATATCCATCTTTTAG